A DNA window from Ostrea edulis chromosome 5, xbOstEdul1.1, whole genome shotgun sequence contains the following coding sequences:
- the LOC125650944 gene encoding uncharacterized protein LOC125650944 yields the protein MSEAANSQDQRKWDPLTESLIVHTKWQINQKLGNPCYTELPVLDDVIKRLLDTGIVVITGRAGEGKTTLGISVLQHFYRVCQMTPIKLWNSKPDELHKILMTNKKCAILLDDIFGKTSFEIKRYERWQPRFEELYSYKGFGNPDLRSVFIIITLRNNIYSESLRYLRASKFSEHNIFADKYVVDLAMGYKMDRLAKLEMLDNYSNCHKEPLSKNMKWDIATTDTPLGFPHLCYLYFNDKNFRRYGDSFFTNPFELLVDHMEYMFEFHFDKFVTLCVVLLFSSDSCLPVHCLLHKNDALQELLGKFGQNGPDAESLKKNLKSLQGVFLSFNVSSSTYEFSHTSVRETVFIVSGRKYLDVVLSCCGTADLNLVWCDYLLHDGKLYQQKLVLSSVQYTTLYDKMYAEIIQNPYETANLKIVQQTRFVSNILRYFKQKSCLKNLLAKRYTFADVSRVISRHSIVLGEHSPSLVLFCYRNPALLSQIIEFYDPHNSWFRREKNFTLQLAMSADCPQVVEIILHYGAVHYITEHPLTQSEHTCSGVRPKVRHCLSEIDDSSFELLEFLSKESQKSVSKDRRHTETVDEKLSTYLEKVRVFQQWSQEKKDNALQEACTKDNLSVFKFILQQSRVTMKKSHLHTLMKADDGPNTVLEYILTIRMLNQVEKSDALMVVFRYGHVQKAQLLIADGIHLDDGALQLVAGLPNDSYEMVELIYNSREWDNHLTEFALQTACMKGNVEVVNFFIKTGTEITDACLVLGAYSPKAIPLYSIFSKAEGREWSDDAVNKAVEIACTKQDFVLLECILNIKRTRQALAIASNFPDDYSPEQIVHFLLEKYQWSTDEKHLALAVACDTLNSPIFKLLKNVMS from the exons ATGTCTGAAGCTG CAAACTCACAGGACCAAAGAAAATGGGATCCTTTAACAGAAAGCCTAATAG tacaTACCAAATGGCAAATAAATCAAAAACTTGGAAACCCATGCTACACAGAGTTACCGGTCCTGGATGATGTCATCAAACGTCTCTTAGACACAGGGATAGTGGTGATTACTGGAAGGGCTGGAGAAGGGAAGACAACTCTTGGGATCTCTGTTCTTCAACACTTCTACAGAGTCTGTCAAATGACGCCGATCAAATTATGGAATTCAAAACCTGACGAATTGCATAAGATATTGATGACCAATAAAAAATGTGCTATTCTATTGGATGATATTTTTGGAAAGACTAGTTTTGAAATTAAGCGCTACGAGAGATGGCAACCAAGATTTGAGGAGTTATATTCATACAAAGGTTTTGGAAATCCAGACTTGCGAAGTGTTTTCATCATCATCACCCTCAGAAATAATATTTATTCCGAGAGTCTTAGATACCTGCGTGCGTCAAAATTTAGTGAGCATAACATATTTGCCGATAAATACGTAGTGGATTTGGCTATGGGGTATAAAATGGATAGACTCGCCAAACTAGAAATGTTAGATAATTATTCCAACTGCCACAAAGAGCCTCTAtcaaaaaatatgaaatgggaTATTGCAACGACAGACACTCCGTTGGGATTTCCTCATCTATGTTACTTGTATTTCAATGATAAAAACTTCAGGCGATATGGTGATAGCTTTTTCACCAATCCTTTCGAGCTGCTTGTCGATCATATGGAGTACATGTTCGAGTTTCACTTCGACAAGTTTGTGACACTCTGCGTCGTACTGCTGTTTTCAAGTGACTCGTGTCTTCCTGTTCATTGTTTGTTACACAAGAACGACGCTTTGCAGGAACTGTTAGGGAAATTCGGACAAAATGGGCCAGATGCGGAAAGTCTgaagaaaaatttgaaatccTTGCAAGGGGTTTTCCTATCTTTCAACGTTTCCTCTTCAACGTATGAATTTTCCCACACTTCAGTTAGAGAAACCGTTTTCATTGTCTCGGGAAGAAAGTATTTGGATGTTGTTCTGAGTTGCTGTGGTACAGCGGATCTGAATTTAGTATGGTGTGACTATCTATTGCATGATGGGAAATTGTATCAACAAAAACTTGTTTTAAGCAGTGTACAATACACTACCCTTTATGATAAAATGTATGCCGAAATAATTCAAAATCCGTATGAGACCGCTAATCTGAAGATCGTGCAACAAACTCGTTTTGTTAGCAACATTTTGCGATATTTCAAACAGAAATCTTGTCTTAAGAACCTGTTGGCCAAACGATACACTTTTGCAGACGTTTCCAGAGTAATTTCTCGACATTCGATTGTACTTGGCGAACATTCTCCTTCACTGGTCTTGTTTTGTTACAGAAACCCTGCTCTTCTATCTCAAATCATAGAATTCTATGATCCGCATAATTCCTGGTTTCGACGCGAAAAAAACTTCACGCTTCAGCTCGCCATGAGTGCTGACTGTCCTCAAGTCGTAGAAATTATTCTGCATTACGGCGCTGTGCATTATATAACAGAACATCCTTTAACACAGtctgaacatacatgtagcggAGTTCGCCCAAAGGTTCGTCATTGCTTGTCTGAAATCGATGACTCATCTTTCGAACTGTTGGAATTTTTATCAAAAGAATCACAGAAGTCTGTGTCAAAAGATAGGCGACACACTGAAACTGTGGATGAGAAACTTTCAACCTATCTAGAAAAAGTGCGGGTATTTCAACAATGGAGCCAAGAAAAGAAAGACAACGCACTGCAAGAAGCATGCACCAAAGACAATCTTTCCGTTTTCAAGTTCATTCTGCAGCAAAGCAGAGTCACCATGAAGAAATCTCATCTGCACACGTTGATGAAAGCAGATGACGGTCCAAACACTGTTTTGGAGTATATATTGACCATAAGAATGTTAAACCAAGTTGAAAAGAGTGACGCTCTTATGGTGGTATTTCGCTATGGACACGTTCAGAAAGCCCAGTTACTGATAGCAGACGGAATACATCTGGATGATGGTGCTCTGCAGTTGGTAGCAGGATTGCCCAACGATAGTTATGAAATGGTTGAACTCATTTACAATTCTCGAGAATGGGACAACCACCTCACCGAATTTGCTTTACAGACCGCATGCATGAAAGGAAATGTAGAAGTTGTCAACTTTTTTATAAAGACAGGAACTGAAATAACGGACGCCTGTTTAGTTTTGGGCGCGTACTCGCCGAAAGCTATCCCTCTTTATTCGATCTTTTCAAAGGCGGAAGGTCGTGAGTGGTCCGACGATGCAGTAAATAAAGCAGTGGAAATCGCATGCACCAAACAAGACTTCGTCCTTCTCGAGTGCATCCTGAATATCAAAAGAACGAGACAGGCGTTGGCCATAGCCTCTAACTTCCCCGATGATTATAGTCCGGAGCAGATCGTGCACTTTCTCTTGGAGAAGTATCAGTGGTCGACTGATGAGAAACATTTAGCTTTGGCAGTTGCTTGTGATACGTTGAACTCACCAATATTCAAATTACTGAAGAACGTTATGTCTTGA